DNA sequence from the Leptospira limi genome:
ATTTGGAATTGGAACCTGGAATAACAGAAAGGATTGAAATATTCCCACCAACCTCTTCAGCAATTGAAGTAGATGCGAACCATCCCATGAGAAAGAAAAATCGTTACCAAATGGAACTTGCCCATTTGGAAGAGGAATCTTTAAAAAACGATTGGAAACCAAAGCTTGTGTTAGGTGGTTATTTGGGAAAGAATGGAAACCAAGGATTTCCACTCCAGAACGAAATTTATGGTGTGAGTATCGGATTCCAAGCCAATTTGGGAGGTTCTAGTTTTATTTCCAATGCACAGAATGGTATGCAGTCAGAAGGGAATGGAATCCAACGAATTCCTGGGTATGGTCCCCAAGCGGTAGGACCAGGGGAAAATGCATTTCAAAGTGGTTCATTCAATTTATTCGATGATGTAAATCGTGATAAAAAACGATACGATTCCAGATTTAATTTACTTCAGTCTCAAGCAGATCGAGAACAAACTGAACTTTATTTAAGGAATGTTTCTAAATCCACAGAAGTTAAGTTAGTGGAAGAATACGAAAAGTATACATTGTATTTGCATTTTTTAAGATCTGTATTTTTAACATTAAAACAAAAAAGTGAAGAGATAAAATTAAATCAGATTACGCAACTTGAATATTTAAAAACCGAAGAAGAAGTTTTTGTCGCATTTGAACAGACTGTTGATCATTATTTTAATTACATCGCAACAGCTTTAGAGTTAGTCATTTTACTTGGAGAAGATCCTTTCTCCAATCGTTATTACCATTTGCACCACCGTAAATATAAAAGTGAATTCAATCAACTTTTGTCTGATTGGAAGGAACAAATACCAATTCAAAATTTGGAAAAAAGGGAACCAAACAAAGGTAAACTTACCCCATTTTATTTAGAGGATCCGAATGAAATGCGTTAAATGGAGTAGGTATCTTTTACTATTTGTTGTTTTCCCTCATTGCCAGGCAAAGATGGGTTCTTCCAAAGATTGGTTAGCTACGTTTGTAAATGATGAGACTCCAAAGGTGGTATCCTTTACTCCTAGTTCTGGAGAACAATCGGTCTCCCCTAAAACAAATATCTTTATCCTTTGGAACCAACCCATGGAAATACAATCCTGTGTGACTGCTTTTTCTCTTGATCCAAACACAAAAGGGAATTTCGAAACAACCGATATTTCATTAAAATTCATTCCGAACCAAGAATTATTGCCTGGTGGGTATGTGATCCGCCTCACCAAACAATGTGAAAACAAAAAAGGAAAAGATTTGGATCGTGTATATTCAATACCATTCGGAATCCAAGCGGAAGACTCACTGGTTCCACCTACTATTGATTCGATTTTGATATCAGTAGGAACGTATGACGAATGTTTGACGGGTGGGACACCCACAGATCGTATTTTAGAGGAAGTGAATGCTGCCTGTTCGGGTGGTACGCAAATCCCACCCATCACCATTGTATTTTCAAAACCCATGAACCAAACCGATGTTTCTCTGGGATTCCGATTGGAACCAAATACATCCTACCACTTGGAATGGACCACCCCCTCCCAAGTCCAAGTGCAATGGGATACACCCTTACAAAGCCAAACAAGATACCAAATCAATTTGGCTTCTGGAGTTTCTGCATTGGATGGAACAAAAATAGAAAAACCAATCCGTATGGATTTTTATACGAACGAAGGGGCAAAGACTCCTGAAGTCATTGGTTTTGGGCTCGCTTCCCAATTGTGTGGAATTGGAATCCAAGAACTGGGAAGTACCGTGATGAGTCGTTGGGATTCTAACCTATGTTTTTGGAGTAAAGGTTTGTCATTTCTTTCTCCACACCAATACCAATTTAGAGGAGGAGACGATGGAACTGGTGGTGTGGCGAGTTCATCTGCATGTGCTGATGTAAATACAGACAATTTCAAACTATTTTTTGATGAATATATGGATCCTATTTCTGTTATTGCTTCCAGCCGGTTGACAAAAATATCACCACCATCAAGTAACATACGTTTATCGACTTGGGAATGGAACCATTGCCAATCAGATTATCCATTTGGATGTAAGGAAATCACATATTCCTTTGCAGAAAGTGAGGCAACATGCAATGGAACCTTGTTTGGAAATAATACAACCGGTGGGGATTTTAATTTGGCAAGTTCATCGAATGCACCTAATTTTTATCCTTATTATGAATTTAGATTAGATGCAGACGTTCGTTCTGCGAATGGAAAAAAAATGAGTGCCCCTTTTGTCATTCAAATGGAGGCAAAATGAAAACCTTCATCTCAATCGTTCTACTTTTTTCTGTTTCCTGCTCCCTCTTTCATGAAACTGTGAGGTACCAAAAATTTCCACTTCCTAATGGGAAATCGATACTTTTGGTACCCACAGTTTCTTCCTTTTATTCTGATCATTACCTAATGGAAAAGGAAGTGATCCTTCAAATTTCGGAATCATTAGAGCGAAATGGGTATTCCGTTTTCCATCGTGATGAAATACATGAGTTCAAAAACGATCCGAGTTGTAACAATCATTTAACTGAATTCCAAAAACAAATTTTGCCTAAGAATGGAGACAACATCCCTCGGTTTACTTACTGGTCTGAGATCGCAAATGGACTTGGGATTCCGTTGGTTCTCTTTGTTAGGTTTCCTTATCAGACAGGGAATCCAAATCATTCAATCAGAATTATCCTTTACCACTTAAATGAAAAACAAATCGAACAATTCGATTGGGAATGGAATTCCAAGTCGGACATACCATTATTTCCAATACTTGAAGGTAACCCGTGATTGTAAAAAATGTTAGAAGAATTTGGTTGTTGGTTTTCATTGTTTTTTTTTCTTCCTTTGGTTGTGAAAAAGGACCCGTAGTGGATATAAAGGAATTTAAAATCGTGAAGGACGCCTATAATACTGGGCATTTAACGGTCGTTCAAGCTATCTTATCTGACAGAAAAAAGGAAAGGAAACTTTCGATTGAAGAAGAAAGTTTATATTTAAAGTCCCTTTTTTATTTGAGTGAATGGAATGAGTTTTTGGCGGAATGGAAAGATAACGAGAAAAAAACTCCAGAACTGATCATGTATTATTTTAAAGTGATCTTACTTTCCAGAGAGAAAAAACAAGTAGGGGTAGAAGAGGAAAGACAATTATTGGAACTTATGGCTGTTTCACCTGAGGCTTGTTTGTTGTATCTTCAATGGAAGGAAAAACAATTAAAAACGAAACACAAATCATTATTTTTGGCCCAAATCAAACAATTTCAGAACTATCTAGATAGAATGAACCAGGAGATAGCAAAAAAATGAAGATTCTACACCTATTTCAATTACAAACTCGTCGTATTGCAAACGTAAGTATTTCTATTTGGAATCTTTTGTGGTCAAAAGATTGGTCTTTTTTTCTCATCTATACCATCTTGTATTTCCTCCATTGTTTGTATTCCTGGGACAAACTGAAATTAACCAACATCCAGATAGAAATTGAGATGGTTAGTCGGTATGGAAATGTCTCTTTTTGGCAACTATATCCGTTTCAAATTGTATCTATCTACTTTCTGTTTTCGTTTTATTTATGTTTTTCCATTATTTTAGTTTTTCTTTTTTCAAAATTTAGAAATACTAACGAATCAAATCAACTAACTCTACTTTCTAAAAAAATGACTCAGTTGTTTTTTTTCCTCATTCTCTGTTTGTACATTGGGAATCTTATATTAAGTTTCTTTAATGATTCTCATTTTTATTCCTTATATCTGTTTTGTTTTTGGAGTGTTCTCTTTCTTGTTTTTATAGGAGCAAATGGAAGGTTGTTTTCACAATCGATACATTTGGTAACCGATACAAATCCAAACGTTACGAAGAGTTTTGGTTATGGGATCCCACTCTTATGGTCAGGAATGATGTTTTGGATCGTAAGTGTATGAAAGACAAAATTTTAAATCTATTAAAATCAAAACTTAAATACTTTATCTTCTACTTACTTATTTCCACAGGAATTTCCATTCTTTTTACCTTGTTTTCCAATGAGAACATTCGTAGCAGGTTCCCTTTGGTAACAACAATCTTATATCACAAGGATTGGTTCCAAGCAGATCAAAATGTTTATGCGATTGGGAATCCAAAGGAAGTCCCTTTGTTTCAAAAACCTCATGTGGTTCAAAAACGAATTACATTGGAATTTCCAGCAACAGTGGAAGCAACAAAGGAAATCCAATTGCAGACCAAACATATTGGCAGGATTAAGTTCCTTCATGTTGCCGATGGCCAATCCGTTAAAAAAGGAGAATTGTTGTTACAGTTAGATGATGATTTACTCCGTTTAGAAGGAGAAAAATTATCGATTTCTTTAGAAGTTGCAAAGGCTCATCAGATCATCGCATTGGAAAAATGGAAACAAGCGGAAAATCTAATCGAAGTTAAAATCCGAGAAATTGATAAAAAAACGGAATTAGTAGAAGTTGCGAGAGCCGAATGGGAAACAGCCAAAATCACAAAAGAAAAAAAAGAAACAATGTGGAAGGAAGGTTTTGTTTCTTTATCAGAGCTTGATCGTTGGAAATTGGATGTAGATACAAAATATGCTCATTATAAAAATTTAATCCGAGATAGAGAAAGTTTATTTTCTACACTTCGTTTGGATTCTCCAGAAGATACAAATTCTTTGAGCGAAAGGATTAAGATATGGAAACGTCAAAACTCTCTGATTGAGAAAACAGAATATGATTTAAGTGTTACCAACGCGAAAATTCTAGAAAATCAAATAAAAACGAATCAACAAATGATTTCAGAATTTAAATTATATGCTCCTAAATCAGGATCTATTTTCAAAGTCCATCTTAAAGAAGGGGAACTTACCAATCATCTTCCAGCGATTACACTAATTGAAAATGGAGATTTGTCTGTATCCTATCAAATTGGTGAATCTGATCTAAGGCAAATGAAACTCGGAAAGGAGATTACATTTCGCCCGAGCCTAGAAGGTTCTCAAATTACCATTGGCAAAATTGATAAAATAAGCAGTTATTTGGATGCTCGTTCCCATGGAATCGGAGTTAGAGCAAAGTTACAGAAAAATCAACTATCTCTTCTGCCTGGGATGTTTGGTCTTGTCCAAGTGGAAACAGAAGGATTGAAAGATAGTCTTCTTGTTCCAACAAACTCTGTGTTAGGCGATTCTTCTTCGGGTTATTATCTGATGGTCAAATCTGGCGAATCCATAGAAAAAAGATATGTGGAATGTAAACCTCTCAATCATACTGAAATGGAAGTCCTTGTGGGAATCAGTGAAGAAGATTTTTTTCAAATCAATGCTAAATGATCTTTGTAAGCAACTTAATCCAATTTTTTGAAAAACACAATCGATTGTGTTGGGTTTGGATCATCTTAATGTTCATTGGTATTTATTTTCAAATGGATCATTTTCGGTTCCAATTATTGCCAAACCTAACTCCATTACAATACAATATAACAACAGCATTCCCCCATCATTCCGCTGAAGAAGTTGATAAGACATTGAGTTTACCAATGTCCAAACGGATTTCATCACTGAAAGCGGTCAAACAGATCAGAACACATTCGGAACATGGACATTCTAAGGTCGAAATTTTATTACAATCGGAAGTATCTATTTGGGAATTTAAAGAAGAATTATTTCAATTATTGTTTGAAACAAAAGATGAATTACCTCTTGGGGTTGGAACTCCCAAAGTCCAAATGGGAAGTGAAAACCAAAATCCATTTTTTGAATTTACTGTTTCCAAACGAACTAATTTAACAAAGGAAAATTTCTCATTTTTAATCAATCAGCTAAAATACAATCTAGAGAGAATTTCTGGAGTGACTGAAGTCAAAAAAATTGGAGATTCTGAATCCTTTGGATTGGTTCGTTTGAGGGAAGAGTTATTAAACTTACATCCTATCAAAATAAAGGATATAGAGTTGCAAATTAACTCTGCCATCCAGGCAGGATCACTTGGTAAACTATATGACGTTGGTAGGGAAACAGAAATTAAATATGGGCCTGAGATTTCCTCGTTGGATGAAATTCAAAAATTTCCAATCCATTTGGGAGGTAAAAAATACATTCCATTAGAAGCAATTGCGGATACAACAATGCATCAATCTTCTCTGAATCAAATTGTGGAACATGGTGGAAATGAATCCGTATATTTTGCCATTTATGCGGAAAGATCTCAAGATCCAATTTATCTTTCAAATAAAATTCATCTGATATTAAACGATTACGATCAATCGATTCACCCTATTGTATACTCAGACAGTTCTATGGAATTAACAAAACAGTTATACCAATTTTCATTCTTTTTATTCGCAAGTTTACTATGTGCCCTTATATTTTCTTATTATTTGTATAAAGAATGGTTCCCTGTTTTGTGTTTGTTATTCTCTATCATCGTCTCTCTCGTTTGTTTTTTCCATCTAATGAATCTATTTTCCATTTCGGTCAACTTACTGAGTATCAGTGGTATATCCGTAGGAATCGGAATGTTATTCGATGCGAATAATTTGATCTATTACTCCATCCAATCACAACACCATAAGGAAACAGTGAATGTAAGATGTGTCACGGAGGGTCTAAGAAATGTATTTATTTCCTTGTTTTGTTCTGGATTAACAACAATGGTTGTGATTTTCCCTTTATTATTATATGCACATGAATGGAGGGATTTTTTTTATGATATTGGCCTAAGCATTGTTTTACTAATTTTTTCCAGTTTAGTAACATCTGTTACAATAGTTCCTTTATTATTTCTTACTTTTAAACCAATATTTAATGACAATCCAATTCATCAAGAGAAGGATAAGTCCCAACATTTATTGGATTCATTTCCGTTCCCAGCTTTGAAAAATTTGATCATGTTTTTTTGTATAGCATTTCTATTTTTTATCTTTGTTTCGGATCGGAGCCAAGAACAATTCCATATCTTTCCAAAACCTAAACCGATTGGAAAACGGATCCACGTAATACCAAAATCAACAATTCAGTTTAGGGAAGAAAAATTCCTCATAAAAGAAATTCTGAATCGATTGAATGGAAACCATTTGCTTCAAAATATCCTGATCTTACCTCAAAACGTTCACTTGGATCAATTGGATCCGAATGTCAAGGCTGTCCCTTTTGTCATTAAATGGTTTGATTTTGATGATTCTGAAAAGTGGCTCACCGAAGTGATCCAATTGATAAGCCCAAATCGCTGGCAAGTGGAAGTGTCTGAAATCCATTCCGAATTATCTCATTCATTACCGTTTCTACCTGTTAATAAAATTGTTTTACTACATGAAGATTGGGACCAATTGAATCGTTATGCCAACGAAGTTCTTCATTCCAATCCAAAAGAGAAGTTAGGTGGTGATTTTCAATTTTTGCCATTACCCATCACGATGAAAGTTTGGAAATCCAAAATTGTGCCAAGTTCAGAAGTCCAACCAGACATAGATGATTTAGAAAGAAATCTACTTTACCGTAATTCTCCAAAATACTTGGGTCTTTTAGGCAAAAACAATTCATTGCCATTGTATTTATCAATTGCGAACAGGAATGATGCTCCCATGATTCATCCTTTCTCTTCTTTACCTATTTTTAAAACGCTCGCCAAAGAACAGATTTTCCCTGAATCACTCTTCCAAATGAAAGAGCAAAAATCTTATTCCGTTTATCAAAGAGAATCGGGAAAATTTTATCTGGAATGGAGGGGCAATTTAGGGATTGAAAAAAGTTTCCATGCAAAAAAAAAAGAGGGACTAGATTATTATATCAATTCAGCAAAAAAAGAAACATTCGATTTCTATGCTACTTTACTCATATTATTGGTTTGTTCCTTTCTTTTGATCTATTTGGCGTTAGTTGGAATTTACGAATCTTTTTACCGACCATTCTTATATCTATCAATTAGCTTTTGTTATTTTTTATCTGTAATCGTGTGTTTAATTTCATTAATTCCTGAGATTCATTTTGGGCATTATATGGGTCTCGTTATTTTGATTGGATTGTCAATTGATAGCATTTCTCTTTTTGGTGAAAGATGGGAATTAACAAAAGAGATTCATGATAATTGCAGTAGAATCAAATCAGTTTTTGATTGGTTACGAAAACCAATTTTACTGAATTTTGGGAGTACGTTTTTTGGTTTGTTACCAGTTGTGTTCATTGTTTTCCCTGGATCAGAATTTGTCCGTGCGATCGCAGTGACAATGTGTATAGGTATTCTCAATTCCTATCTATTTGTTTTTTATCTTTATCCAAAAATATTCACCAAATTTTTTGGCTTCCCTAAATGAGTTTCTCCTTTGTTGCACGGTTTTCTTACCAATGGATTTTGTTTTTTGGCTCTGTCATTTTGATTTCCCTAATGACATGTAGAGAAATCGTATTAAGTGAAAATAGAGAAACATTTGACCAACATACATTGGTTATAACACAAAATTGGCCAGGGAAAACAACGAACCAAGTAGAAGAGTCCCTTACAAAACCTTGGGAAATGATACTAAAATCTGTTAGCGGTTATTTAGAACTCAAATCAGTTTCTGAATTTGGAAGTGTTTCCCTTCATTTAAAACTCAGTGAGGGAATACAAAAGGAAGAATTCATACAAACGATTCGAAATTTATACATTTTAAATCAAAATTTATTTCCCAAAGGAGTTTTGTTTCCAAGGTTTATTTTTGATTCTGGGAATGATTCCAATTTTATCCTCCTTCGTAGAATTTCAAAAAATAAGGTGCCATCACCAGATGAGTTTTTGCGAAAAATCCAAAATTTAACGGATGTTAAAAAAATTACCTACCAACCAGAGTCTGAAACAGAAATCCAAATCAAAGTAGATCATAATCGAATACTGAATGGTGTTACTCCTTCTCTGTCGGAAATTTATGATAGTTTGCGCCATCATTTAGATTCGGTTACCTACGATCCGAGACAAGATCAATATTTTGTAAATGAATACTCAGTTGAACCGTCCGATTGGGAGAAGGTTTTAATTTTGAACCAAAGGAATGTATATCTTCCACTTGGAAAAATTGCTTCGACGAGTATAACAAAAGTCTATGGAAAAAATCATACAAGGATCAATGGTTCTAGTTTTGAATCAATTCTAATCTTTGCAAACAATCCTTTCCAACTCATCCAATTGTCGTTTCTTTTACATTCGATTCTTTTGGAATTTCCTGATTGGCAAATTGTGTTCTCGAGCCAAGAGGAATTCTTAGATAACATAAAGGTCATTTTCTATTTTTATCTTGTAATCGAAGTTTTTTATTTCCTATATTTTGGTATTTTGAGAAGGCAATGGATTTCAAACATCATTCACATTTTCTCATTTATATTGTTTCTTGTGTTGTTATTCTTTAGTTTCAGATGTTTGAAGATACCCATTGGATACTCAGGGTTTGTTTTTTTGTTACTTTTGAAAGTAATATTGCCATTCATGAACTTTCGAAGGATTATCGTTCACAAAAAACAATTGTTCTCTGCAAGTATTATCTTCCTGATTGCGGTTTACTCGCAGTTAGTTCCTATTTCAATTTTAAATTTAGTTTTAATCTTTTTATTTGCCCTGGTTTTGTATCCAATCCTTTCATATTTATTTTTCATTTTTTGGCGATTAGTAGGAAAACGAAATCTATCCTTTCGAGATATGCAAATTCAAAAACTGAATGAATTAATATTAAAGAAGGAACTTACTCGTTTCAATACTGTTAGCGTCTTATCATTATCTATCTTGTTTTTAACCTTTTTGTATTCTCTTCCAGCGCTTTTTAATCACGTATCCTCCAAGCCTCAGTTAGATAATGTAAAATTGGCAAGATTGGAGTTTCCCTCGTATGTAGCCGAATCAGAAAGGAACCGAATTACAAGACAAGTGGAAGAATCAATCCTTCAGAAACAATTAACTAACTTACTTGTCGTTACTCATAAAAATGTTCGTTCCGATTTTTATATGAAATTTAATGAAGGTGTTCATTCCCTTCAATTTAAGAACTTACCATCTGAAATGGGCTATTTCCATTTTTTAGAAGAAATTGATGGCTTTGAACCAACAATTCTAAGATTCACAAACAAGGATCCAAAATTATTAGAATCCTCTGTTTTGAAGATCATTCCTTGGATTCAGATACAAAAAAAAGTAACAGAAGTGATATTGGGATTCCAACCTTCAACGGAAGGTATCGAGTTTAAAGCCGATGCAAACCATTTAACCCAAATGAGTGTGGATCTTGATCCTACGATTCGCGAAACAAATCTTTTATTACAACCGAATGTTGTTAGTAAAATGTTATATAGTGGCAAGTTAGTTGATGTAAAATTAATTGCGGATCATTCGATTTCAAAAGAGAATTTCAAAAAACAGCCAATAGTAGTTGGTAATGGACAAATACAGTATCCAGAATCACTAAGGCAATATTCAACTCACCAAAATTTGGGGAAAATTTTCCATAAAAATGCAGAGACAAGTATGGAAATCTTTGTCAAAGGTGAAAATATAAATTGGATTTCAATAGAAGATGGGATTCATACATTGCTTGCCAAAGATGAGACCCAATTAGTAGAACGAACTGAAACAAATGATGGAACTAAAAAATATCGTTTTATTTTTTTGCTATCATTCTTAATGCCTTTCTTCTTCCGTAAAAAATACAGGATCGATTTTTTATCTTTTGTGTTTGCATTCGTAATTCTTTGCAAATGGCAAACTCAATTTTTTACGAGAAATTATGATCAATTATGCTTTATCCCATTCTTGTTTGTCTTTTTTCGGATGAATTCTCGTAAGAAGATTATCCTGCCATTTTATCTAACTCTTCCGTACATTGGATTGTTATTTGGTTCTTATTTTTATCCATGGAAATCAGGCGTATATTTATTTCAGTCAATGTTTTTGTTCCAAGTTTTTGGAATCATATTTGATAAGTCCAAAAACAATTTAAAAATATTCAGAACCAGATAAAGAAAAGTTTACCTCTTAAATCTGAGGTTCTTTATGTTATCGTATCACATTTGGTTAAGAGCCATATCTATCTGTATCCTTAGTTATTATTTATTGAGTTCAAATGTTATATTTTCCCAAACATTGCAAGATTCCTGGAAGATCCCAAGTTATCAGGCAAATGAATATGCAGACTTATATGGAAGGTTGTATTTCTCCTCTTCTTTGCAAGATTGGGAAGAAGGTGTTGAGTCAGTTTTGACAGATGCGATTGTCTCCTGGCAGGCAGAGGCAAATTATCAGATCGACGAAATTTTACGAAAAGAAACAGGTGAGGATGCTTTTGTTACAAATGAAGGTTATGTGGATGAGAGAAGGCGATCCTTGTTTTCAGAAGCATCAGTTTTTTACACAGAATGGGAACGTAATCTAGTAAATGATTACTTTTTTAACAAAAACAGTTTTTTAGAAAAATTAGAAACTGGTAAAGTTGATGCCCTTTATTTCCAAAGAATTGGCCAAGAATCTATTTATGAATCATACACTCAGGAAGAGTTGTTGTTACATGAAAATCGGGAAAAAATCCTAAAGGCAGCTAATGAATGGGAATACCAATGGGAAAAAACAAAACAGGAAGGATTGGACTCTTTTGCATCTTCATTAGAAGCACTTGATGAAGATTATCTCAAATACATATCAAACCTTCAGGAGACAGAAAATCAATTCATTGGTAATTTAAATGCGATTGATGAATATAGGCAAACGGTTTATACGGCGTTGTCTTCTATGATCCAACAAATGAAGGATGGAATAGAAGGATCTTGTGAAATAACAACTGGATGTTTGTATCGAAACTATGACGGAAGTTACAACGAAGCGGGAAAAATATTTTCAAAGTTAATAACAGACATTTCAGAAGTCCTTTCTTCCAATGAAAAAGATCCTGATTTGTTGTTTACGAATGTGGCAACTAAAATGCGGGATTTTTTAGCAGATGAATCGAATAAAGCATTCGTCGAACAAACCTATTATAAAGATCGAATTTATACATACCAAACCGGCTTACAAATCAATTTAAACAACTCAAAGTCCAGTTTTAATTTAAGTGAGGCAGAATGGTTTTTGAGAAATCAAAATTACAATCAATTGTCAAGTGACGTTAAGTATGAAAATTGGGGTTACATTCCCGGAGATGTTGGAGCATTTGCAGGGATTCAAGATTCTGAATTACAATCATTTTTTCGTTCCATCCATAATGCTGATTATAATCAACTCACAGATATTATTAATGCAAAGTTGGGTGATGGCCGAAGGGTTCAAAATCTGATCAATGCTAATCTGTATACAGATGCTTTTCATTTTTTAAATAACTTTTCGATTATGGGTGTAGGTGTTCCATTCGAACAAGCATATCATGTAGAAGGGAATTTGATCTTAGATGGGAAAAGTAAATATGGATTTTGGCAAGCAGAACGAAATTTAACAATTTTTACTCCAGGGACATTTTCATACCAAATGGGTGCTATCGGTTATTCGGTTTTGTTTGAAATGTATGATGATACATCCTATAATACTTCTTTGTATTGGGATTCTAATTTTTCACAATTAAACCAGCAAAACAAAAGTTTTACGGATAAATTGTTACCTGCGATCACTCATTGGGAATCAAGAGTGAAGGAATATTCTGACAGTTTTAAAAACTGGACTAATGCTCGAGAAGGACTCATTGAGGAAGCAAAACTTGAATACCAGAAAAATCGAATTAACTTAGAGACTACTAAAGAAAATTGGTTACAAAAGTTAGAACTTGAAAATGAGAACGGTTGGAAATCCTGGAGTGAATTCTATGAAAAAGGGGATGTAACAACAAATGTTTCCAATTTCGAACCATTACAATTTGAATCAAACTTTAAAACGATCCAAGACCAAGGTAAACTATTAGAATTTAGAAACGAATCTCTTTTAGGGAATGATTTATCTGAAGTTAAATTTGGACAAAGTTCTTTGATTGAAACATT
Encoded proteins:
- a CDS encoding AcrB/AcrD/AcrF family protein; this encodes MSFSFVARFSYQWILFFGSVILISLMTCREIVLSENRETFDQHTLVITQNWPGKTTNQVEESLTKPWEMILKSVSGYLELKSVSEFGSVSLHLKLSEGIQKEEFIQTIRNLYILNQNLFPKGVLFPRFIFDSGNDSNFILLRRISKNKVPSPDEFLRKIQNLTDVKKITYQPESETEIQIKVDHNRILNGVTPSLSEIYDSLRHHLDSVTYDPRQDQYFVNEYSVEPSDWEKVLILNQRNVYLPLGKIASTSITKVYGKNHTRINGSSFESILIFANNPFQLIQLSFLLHSILLEFPDWQIVFSSQEEFLDNIKVIFYFYLVIEVFYFLYFGILRRQWISNIIHIFSFILFLVLLFFSFRCLKIPIGYSGFVFLLLLKVILPFMNFRRIIVHKKQLFSASIIFLIAVYSQLVPISILNLVLIFLFALVLYPILSYLFFIFWRLVGKRNLSFRDMQIQKLNELILKKELTRFNTVSVLSLSILFLTFLYSLPALFNHVSSKPQLDNVKLARLEFPSYVAESERNRITRQVEESILQKQLTNLLVVTHKNVRSDFYMKFNEGVHSLQFKNLPSEMGYFHFLEEIDGFEPTILRFTNKDPKLLESSVLKIIPWIQIQKKVTEVILGFQPSTEGIEFKADANHLTQMSVDLDPTIRETNLLLQPNVVSKMLYSGKLVDVKLIADHSISKENFKKQPIVVGNGQIQYPESLRQYSTHQNLGKIFHKNAETSMEIFVKGENINWISIEDGIHTLLAKDETQLVERTETNDGTKKYRFIFLLSFLMPFFFRKKYRIDFLSFVFAFVILCKWQTQFFTRNYDQLCFIPFLFVFFRMNSRKKIILPFYLTLPYIGLLFGSYFYPWKSGVYLFQSMFLFQVFGIIFDKSKNNLKIFRTR